AGTCTTGAATCCCTTGGTTATTTTACAGTCTcgtaaaatatttctttttaaaacaattttattgaagaTAGTTATGTTAAAATAGTAATAGGTGTTAAAATACAACAAGTGTTAAAATAGTAATAGGCCTACCTAAAGTCTGATTATCCTTTCTAAAATGGATATTATCAGGCATATTTCACAGGTGAAACGTGTTAGACTATTATAAGTACTTTTAGGGCTAGTCATTGGTAAAATATTATCTAACTTCTGGGTCCTTATATGTACTGGCTTTACTGTCAGCTGTTTATTAATATGAATATACTATCAAGAGATTTGTTAAGTATTTCCAGAGACTTGTATAATAATGtaattttcctcaaatataaTTTTGGCCTTTGACATTTGCttgatatatatgttttctttgtagaaaaagaaggaaataaattaaaaaaaacactttaaattaaaaagcataatttttaataacttttctctataattaaaaaattttatttggaattaaaaatataacatattgTAAATACAAATAGATATCTCTGATTATCACAATTACTCTCTTTAATTATCccttttattaaagcatttaaggaaaaaaagtcaaaatttccTTACTGCTGTTGAATTTGTAGATTTCATTTTAAGAATTGCAAAATACAAATGGCTTACTTTCTTGTAGAAATAAGTGAGTACTCTAGATTCTCTCAGAAGAAGATTTGGAGCTACAAAACGTATCACTCATTCTACCTTTTAGTTAGGGATTTAACTGGTAGTTTGAATACAGAATTGTTTAAATGATCAAGTAGTactgaatgtttaaaaattcGATATAATAATGGATGTTATCCACTTTATTAATGAGTACATGTACATCACTCATGGATTTTTATAATGTGCTTTTTGGATTTTAAAcctgtgtcatttatttttattttgcttattttgttttttaccttattttgtgatcaaaatataatcatttacattgaattaaactaaatttattttaaaccacaCATTGTATAGTATACATttatcatatttaaataattgaaatctAAACATTTTGTACTGTACATCTGACAGCTTCCTTGTGCCTTCCAACTTTCAAAtagttaatatctaaaatgttaATAAGAAAGTAGAATGACCAGTGATAAGGATGGTTTTCTTTGTAGGCCATTCATAGCGTTTAGCACTTATTTGAAGCACTTAGCCCTTAATCAAATTTATCTTTGATAATTATAATTATGATAATTAGAAGCCATCCAATTAAATTGTGATAAGTATACATAGAACAGACATGTAATTGTGAAAAGTATAATTCAAATAAAGACACTTGTAATAAGTTCAGTACTTACAAATGTGTAGTTATTtgttaataatttatttgaagGCTGGGAGTGTTCCTCATGCATTGTATTTCTAATGCCCAGTCTGTAATaggctcttaataaatatttttaagttaaccAGTGAATGAAGTCAGCTTACCGTCAAGCCTCCCAAAACCATATTTGTAGTTTTCCCAAGTTTCATTGAAGTTTTGTGATCCATCTATTCGGTGTTGAATTAATGTCCATGAACTACCTGAATATAATGAACAGATTGTTTATTTTCAGTAGACTGATGCTGATAGTTGTAACAAAATgcggtttttgtttggttttaattgGTGGCTGTACAGGGTAGTTATTAATGTTGTTATggtaataacattttattatttattatgagCCCAAGAAGTTAAGTGAAGGGCAACTAATGAATTTGTCTTAATAAACTTATTGACAAAGgtcattttagattattttatagaaaaagatggagaatatTGAGTAAATGCCTGAgtaaatacataaacaagacaaatataAGTACTAGATCTGTATAACTActtgtgatatatatatttcattttatatgtattcaGAACAAAAATAACAGGATTAGCCTTACTAATAGGTAGTGAGTAACCTGAGCTAGCTACTGTCTAGTTTCTCTTAGGCTCGTTTTACCTGATGTAACATCACAGTAGACGTTGAAAACTTGAGAGTTGCTGGGTCTAATGGAATAGATGCCACTTGTATGTTCGCCTCTATTATAAATGATGGTACAATCAGCAGGAATGTCTAGAATCAACAAAATGTTATTAGGTAAGATACAGTAATAAAGAATGATATCTTTAGAGCTTGAGATTTTACTTGACATTTTATGGAATTGTGGTGACTGTAGCCTTCAGTCTTTTTCAGTAATGTGTTATTGAAAAGGTACTTTATGCTAAAGCGTTTTTATTAGATGGCATGTTTTACAAAGAATATCAAAATAGTTATTACcaaactgatttatttttaagaaaagtggcaaaattagaattttaaacacttttttcccttagatctaggaaaaacataaataaaataccacATATGAGATGTTAGTATAGTGCTTGGTGCATAGCAGGTAGTCAACAGATACATGAGGAAAGAGTGAACGTACATAGAGGAAACTAACAGAGAACTTTTTTCCTCTatgaattacattaaaaataaatgtgttttcaaactatatctttttttaaagcttgggTAGGAATGGAGACTTTGTTccccctcttttttgtttttcttatggaAAGTAGAAACATTGAAGAGAATGCCATAATCTTTTCATCTGTATTCaacagttgttaacattttgctgtatttgctttataaacacaaatacatacaaatatgtattttgcTGTGCTATTTGAAAGGAATTTGCAAACATCATGCCCCTTAACCCCTTAGATATTTTGGCATCCATCTCTTAAACATGAGATTATTCTCTTACGTAACTATAATACTATAATCATTACATCTTAGATGTAACTAAGATGTAACTATAGATGTAACTTAGATGTaactatatatatgtaacttAGATGTAACTATAATCATTACATCTAAGaaagttaataataattttatattatctaatatcaagtctatatttatatttccctgaTTGTCTTAATGTTTTAtagggtttaaaaaaatcaccaggaTCCAACTTAGGTTGACACATTATATTTGTTGGATTtatctctttattctcttttagtTAGTCTAGAACAGGCCCTGAGAATAGAGATTTTTGATGGAAATGTCAAAGAAGAACAATTTGACGATATTAGTTTCAAGAAGGAAACCCACCAAATTATCTTACCATCATGTTCtacattttttgtttcattcaagTGAAGAGAGGGAGTAGTTCTTGGTGCTCTTGGTTTAGAAGAAAGAGAATTTTCTGTGGATTCTTGAACACCAGTTCTTCTTAACtgataaaagaatataaatctactttaaaaaatggttctgaataTACAATTAGGGGAAATCTGAGTTCATAATATGTTATTGTTTTCGATGTTAAGAGGGATAAGCAATGCTATACATATTATACAGACTTGCtgttctcaaaatatttaatCAGGCACATAAAGAGttcaaaaaaatagagaaagacaaggcaaaaaacagaaattgatCAGAAAACAATAAGATCAAAGGCAGAGACTTtacttagaatattttaatatgttctatttatttatatgaatgtAATATATATTCTGTTCAGTGACACAGgcagattttaaatttcataattctCAGTTGTAGGTCTTAAGACCTAGCACATAATTTGAACAAGGCTGCTTTCTTGATAGTTTTTGACATGTAATCATATTTGTAAAGGTAACAAATAGGCAGTTTTATTTGTGtacttttaatatattcaatattgCATTGTCTGTTGTGCTGGGTTTGCAGTTTATTGACCGATAGCTTTTCTTATTGATGGGTTGAGAAGAGCAGAGTACATAATGTGTTATTAGTGTTAGTTTTTTGATGTCAGCATAAATGGCATTTCCTAGGATATAATGCATAAAGATCCATTGTAAAGTTCACTTACTGGATGTTAGTCTTTTCTACTAAGTAACTGTGATCTTATAGTAACTTAACTTTACAGTTTTGgtttcttaatttaaatttgaataagTTGGGTCAGATGATTTAAGGCTTCTTCCAACTTAGAATTCATTGTTGAATTcttcatacattttattattagacagaatgtatattattttataatagtgACATTTTGCTTTTGTGAGCAGGTTCATTTACTCATTATAAAAGATAtaggaaaagaattagaaaaatagcaTATAGTAAGAAGGAAATTATGGAAATCAAAACTAGCTGGCAAAAACCCCTTTTCAGACAGTTAGCAAAAATAACCTACTAAAATTATGAGTCATAAAATTACTGAAACATAATGTGTTTGTTTGGTGGAAATtggtaatatttgttttatagttctgggcatctatttttttaatataccagTTTCTTCAGGTCTGTATTATTTTTGAAACTCTCTTGAACAGCTGTTTAGTAGTATTATtactaattaatatttttgaactaTAGTACTGTTTATTGGAAATCTTAGATTTTGTCATAGTTTATTCCAAACACGTATCTACCTTGCTCACCTAGCCAGTTATTTACATTGTAGATTAATTATATTGTTGGATATTAAACTTTAATTATTAGACATATAGCttctaataataatattaatcatAGTAAGTTTTTATTGACTTCTTTGTGCTAAATGTGACATTACCtttattaacatgtatttattaagtgcctactatgtgtcagacagaGTTCTATATTTTGGAGCtatagcaattttaaaaaatagaagaaactttCTGTacttatggagcttacattctagtgcaGGGACAGACAAGATAAATAACTCAAATATGTATTATGTTAAATAGGGGTAAGtgttaaggaagaaaagagagtaaTGAAGGAGGTAGCAGGTTTCAAGCATGGGTGTAGGggattataatttctttctttctttttttttcttgttgagtttttgTCTAGTTCGTTTATTAGAATGTACATAAATATCCACATTGAATGGAATTAAACATGAATATGGGATCATGGTGTAGAGGACAGGTCACTGACCTAGGAGTTAGCCCATCTGTGTTCTGACCCAGCTCTGACACATGACTGTGAATATTCCAGTTTGTCTAGAGTATAAGGTGGATTGGGAGGTAAGGCAAGAGGCCAAATAGGTAAGAAGCAAAAGAATAGGTGGCACCTGGGGGATTATAATTTATGATTAAGTTATCTGGGAAGGCTTCTTTGAGAAATTTGTATTTGAGAAAGACCTAAAGTGATTAAGAGTGGGCCCATGCAGATACCAGGgtgaagagcattccagacagagagcAACAAGGGCAAAGACCCTGAGATAGCGGCCTGATTGATGTGTTTGTGTAACAGTAAAAAGCCAGTATGACTAGAGTACAGGAGGTGAAGTCAGTGAGATGATTAAGAGTCATCTGGGTCTTATGGGCCACTACGAGTGAGACCGGAAGCCATTGTGCGGTGTtgaacaaagagagagagagtctaatttaaattttaactgaATCTCTTTGGCTGCTATGTTGAGGATGTACTTTGCatgaattaattctttttttctcacaacAGTCTTGTAAGACAGATTCTTTTATTATCTACATAGAGTACATTAGGAAACTGAGAAGGGGTTAAGTAatttattcaaggtcacacaaaaGTTTTAGAGCCAGAATTCAACCCCAGGTAGTTTATTAGCTTCAGAGCCTGCAAACCTAATGATCATGCTGAGGTGATCCTTTTATTCACTATCcaactataattattttaaataattttagggTCCAGTGTTTTCATAAACctaaattttatgtaaaagatTGGACATACTATTAAAATATTGACTTACctgattttcaatttcttttatttgacTGTGTTGTTGATTTAATTGTCTGTATTGTTCTTCCACGATCTGAAGAAGATCTTTGATGCTATTATCTTGCTGTTCTACAAAAGTCTGGACATAGATTATAGGTTGGttagaagtttctttcttttttgttaaattagacttttttatttcctataaCACTATcacaatctaattttttaaactaatactGGATTAGAAAAATGATATTGGCAAACCTTTTCCCTTGTATTCCTCTTTCACATAGTACATACTTgagtttttgtgttttatttaaaatgtaccaTCTCTAAAATCTGATTTCCTGAACTTTAAACTACttcaattaaatgaaaaaaaaccaatATTTTAATATCGTTTCCATTAACTGTAttacttttatacattttaaagatgggagaATAGTTATACAAGTTATATTCCTTTAGCTTTTTACTTGCCTCCAGTAATTTGCAATAGTATAATAATTTAGTGTTCTAAATTTCATTGCTTAACTGTCTTGTAATTTTCATCTGAAATGCAAAGTTtagttattttcataaataatgtTAGGGAAACAAAAACCAACTTGAAATTATAATGGGAAAATTTATTTCCTGGAGTCTTtttttcatgagaaaaatataGTGTTTCAACAGTTCAACAAAGTATTTCAAgtagcatgttttaaaatatttttttaaaaagatccacATTGAAAACATAATCATGAACCCTCTTTGTTTTATACTTACTTTGAGTGAAGTTATTTCCGGGTGTTCCTGAATTTCAGgttgatttttaattaaattggtTAATTGGTCCTCCAGGTATCTCACTTTTTGTTGAAGTAGAATTTTTTCTTCAAGGAGACTTTCAAGCTTTGAGTTGAGTTCAAGTGACAtgttctttacttcttcatttttgaCTTGCAGTCTGGATGTAGTTCTTCtaagttccttttcttcttctttgatttcgTTGGTTTGCAGTGATAAGTCATAAAAAGACTGATCAAATATGTTGAGTTTTTGAAATATGTCATTAATTTGGCCCTTAGTCTTATGAACAAAGTCTTTAAGACCATGTCCTAACTGAAGTAGGCCATTGGCTAAAATTTTTACATCATCTAACATAGCAAATCTTGATTTTGGCTCTGGAGATACAGAATCAAATGATGAATAATCTTGGTCAATTCTGGAAGAAATAACTAGAggagcaataaaaagaaagagcttAATAGGGTACATTTTTATCCtaattattcactttaaaatgatttggaattcgtttttttttcctgcaagcaTACCTAGACTTCTGAACTCTCTATATAACACTATTTGCCGCATAAACAGTAAGGTTGGCAGGTGAATATAGTTAATCATTAAGCTGTTTAAACTTGTATGAATGTAACCTTCCACATTGAGTTAGATCAATGCTAAATGAAgtcaaagaaatgaacaaagaatttAATAGGTCATTTAAAATggttattgtatttaattttgctgTATTATAAACTGCACTTTCAGTGTTATGAGATCTACctgtttttaaaagctcattttaatttatcatg
The sequence above is drawn from the Tursiops truncatus isolate mTurTru1 chromosome 1, mTurTru1.mat.Y, whole genome shotgun sequence genome and encodes:
- the ANGPTL3 gene encoding angiopoietin-related protein 3; the encoded protein is MYPIKLFLFIAPLVISSRIDQDYSSFDSVSPEPKSRFAMLDDVKILANGLLQLGHGLKDFVHKTKGQINDIFQKLNIFDQSFYDLSLQTNEIKEEEKELRRTTSRLQVKNEEVKNMSLELNSKLESLLEEKILLQQKVRYLEDQLTNLIKNQPEIQEHPEITSLKTFVEQQDNSIKDLLQIVEEQYRQLNQQHSQIKEIENQLRRTGVQESTENSLSSKPRAPRTTPSLHLNETKNVEHDDIPADCTIIYNRGEHTSGIYSIRPSNSQVFNVYCDVTSGSSWTLIQHRIDGSQNFNETWENYKYGFGRLDGEFWLGLEKIYSLVKQSKYILRIELEDWKDNKHYIEYSFHLGDHETNYTLHLVEIAGNVPNALPEHKDLTFSTWDHKAKGHFNCPESNSGGWWCHDVCGENNLNGKYNKPKAKTKPERRRGICWKSQNGRLYSIKSTKMLIRPTDSENSE